A genomic stretch from Deltaproteobacteria bacterium RBG_16_64_85 includes:
- a CDS encoding 3-oxoacyl-ACP synthase, whose amino-acid sequence MPTRREGEKKVGSKIIGVGGYAPPKILNNDDFEKMVDTNDEWISTRTGIKERRIAEPGSATSDLCLEASRLALADAGVDAGELDIVVVGTCTPDMPLPSTACFLQMKLGAIRAFALDLNAACSGFVYSLTVADALIRAGRGKKVLVVGAEILSSLTDYTDRSTCILFGDGAGAVVLSECGDGEGVLSCHLHSDGNLWEMIHCPGGGTVDPCDPMTMKKRTNFIRMAGNETFKCAVNRMAEVSQEALARNGFTVADIDLFIPHQANLRIITAVGKRLGVPEGKVFVNLERYGNTSAASIPIALAEAREKGRYSKGDLVLLAAFGGGLTWGSALLRM is encoded by the coding sequence ATGCCCACGCGGCGGGAGGGGGAGAAAAAGGTGGGATCCAAGATCATCGGTGTGGGGGGCTACGCCCCGCCGAAAATCCTGAACAACGACGACTTCGAAAAGATGGTCGACACGAACGACGAGTGGATCTCGACGCGTACGGGGATCAAGGAGCGCCGGATCGCCGAACCGGGGTCGGCGACCTCCGACCTGTGCCTGGAGGCCTCCCGCTTGGCGCTGGCGGACGCCGGCGTGGACGCGGGGGAGCTGGACATCGTTGTGGTGGGGACCTGTACCCCCGATATGCCTTTGCCCTCCACGGCCTGCTTTCTCCAGATGAAACTGGGGGCAATCCGCGCGTTCGCGCTGGACCTCAACGCGGCGTGCTCCGGGTTCGTCTATTCCCTCACCGTGGCGGATGCCTTGATCCGGGCGGGGCGCGGGAAAAAGGTCCTGGTCGTGGGGGCGGAAATATTGTCTTCCCTCACGGACTACACCGACCGTTCCACGTGCATCCTCTTCGGGGACGGGGCGGGGGCGGTGGTGCTCTCCGAATGCGGCGACGGGGAGGGGGTCTTGAGCTGCCACCTCCACTCGGACGGGAACCTGTGGGAGATGATTCACTGCCCGGGCGGGGGAACCGTCGACCCCTGCGATCCGATGACGATGAAGAAACGGACGAACTTTATCCGGATGGCGGGCAACGAGACGTTCAAATGCGCCGTGAATCGGATGGCCGAGGTGAGCCAGGAAGCGCTGGCCCGGAACGGCTTCACGGTCGCGGATATCGACCTTTTCATTCCCCACCAGGCCAATCTGCGGATCATCACCGCGGTGGGGAAACGGCTGGGGGTCCCCGAGGGAAAGGTGTTCGTCAACCTGGAACGTTACGGAAACACCTCCGCGGCTTCGATCCCGATTGCGCTCGCGGAGGCGCGGGAGAAGGGGCGTTACTCGAAGGGCGACCTCGTGCTCCTGGCGGCGTTCGGCGGCGGGCTCACCTGGGGCTCCGCGCTTCTGCGGATGTGA
- a CDS encoding [acyl-carrier-protein] S-malonyltransferase: MGKELHEAYPAARAVFEEASDAAGMDLAALCFRGTEEELRLTENTQPAIFTVSVAAFRALEAETGIQPLCAAGHSLGEYSALVASGVLSVGDAARVLRSRGRYMQEAVKVGEGAMAALIGLAPEGVAAACRSGAAKGVVEPANFNGGDQVVISGSAEAVYAACEAAKSAGAKRAMPLPVSAPFHCSLMQPAADRLAPELRALAQGPFRFPVVANVTADPYPPAAPAAEWLIRQIVAPVRWEECIRNMRGMGVAAFLEVGPGKVLSGLLRRIDRDAVVAAFCAPVDLTGVRGLPGWSFLLNDYR; this comes from the coding sequence ATGGGGAAGGAGCTGCACGAGGCGTATCCGGCCGCTCGCGCCGTGTTCGAGGAAGCGTCCGACGCTGCTGGGATGGACTTGGCGGCGCTCTGCTTTCGCGGCACCGAGGAGGAATTGCGGCTGACCGAAAACACGCAACCGGCGATTTTCACCGTCAGCGTTGCGGCGTTCCGAGCGCTCGAGGCGGAAACCGGGATCCAGCCGCTCTGCGCCGCGGGGCACTCCCTGGGGGAGTACTCGGCTCTGGTTGCGTCGGGCGTGCTGTCCGTGGGAGATGCGGCGCGCGTCCTGCGTTCCCGGGGAAGGTACATGCAGGAGGCCGTGAAGGTGGGGGAGGGTGCGATGGCTGCTCTGATCGGCCTCGCTCCCGAGGGGGTGGCCGCGGCCTGCCGGTCGGGCGCCGCGAAGGGCGTCGTCGAGCCGGCGAACTTCAACGGCGGGGACCAGGTCGTGATTTCCGGGAGCGCGGAGGCGGTGTACGCCGCCTGCGAGGCGGCCAAATCGGCGGGCGCGAAGAGAGCGATGCCGCTGCCGGTCAGTGCGCCCTTTCACTGCTCCCTGATGCAACCGGCCGCCGATCGACTCGCCCCGGAGCTTCGCGCCCTGGCGCAGGGACCGTTCCGGTTCCCGGTGGTGGCGAACGTCACCGCGGATCCGTATCCTCCCGCCGCCCCGGCTGCCGAATGGCTCATCCGCCAGATCGTCGCCCCGGTCCGCTGGGAGGAATGCATCCGGAACATGCGGGGGATGGGCGTCGCCGCATTCCTGGAGGTGGGGCCGGGAAAAGTGCTCTCCGGGCTGCTCCGTCGGATCGATCGGGACGCTGTCGTGGCGGCTTTCTGTGCGCCCGTCGACTTGACCGGGGTCCGCGGCCTCCCCGGATGGAGTTTTCTCTTGAACGATTACCGGTAA
- a CDS encoding 3-oxoacyl-[acyl-carrier-protein] reductase, translating to MRLADKVALVTGSARGIGKAIVERFAAEGAVVVISDVANETAARETLAGLEKNGSKGRVEMFDVGDAAQVDAAVANILAAQGRIDILVNNAGITRDNLLMRMSEEDFDAVVRTNLKGTFLLTKAVSRHMIKQRGGRIINMSSVVGLMGNAGQSNYSAAKAGIAGFTKSMARELGSRGITVNAIAPGFIQTAMTASLPEAVQKSFMEQIPLKRFAAPEEVAELALYLATDGAGYVTGQVIGINGGLYM from the coding sequence ATGCGGCTTGCGGACAAGGTCGCTCTGGTCACCGGCTCTGCGCGGGGGATCGGGAAAGCCATTGTGGAGCGGTTCGCCGCCGAAGGGGCCGTCGTGGTGATCAGCGACGTGGCCAACGAGACCGCCGCCCGGGAAACCCTCGCCGGCCTCGAGAAGAACGGGAGCAAGGGGAGGGTGGAGATGTTCGACGTCGGGGACGCCGCCCAGGTCGATGCCGCCGTTGCCAATATCCTCGCTGCGCAGGGGAGGATCGACATCCTGGTGAACAACGCGGGGATCACCCGGGACAACCTCCTGATGCGGATGTCCGAGGAGGATTTCGACGCGGTCGTCCGGACCAACCTGAAAGGGACCTTTCTCCTCACCAAGGCCGTGTCACGGCACATGATCAAGCAGCGGGGCGGCCGGATCATCAACATGAGCTCGGTCGTCGGGTTGATGGGGAACGCGGGGCAGTCGAACTATTCGGCGGCGAAGGCGGGGATCGCGGGCTTCACCAAGTCGATGGCGCGCGAGCTCGGCTCGCGGGGGATCACGGTGAACGCCATCGCGCCCGGGTTCATCCAGACAGCCATGACGGCGAGCCTGCCGGAGGCGGTGCAGAAATCGTTCATGGAGCAGATTCCCCTGAAGAGGTTTGCCGCCCCGGAGGAAGTCGCGGAGCTTGCGCTTTACCTGGCAACGGATGGCGCGGGTTACGTCACCGGGCAGGTGATCGGGATCAACGGCGGGCTGTACATGTGA
- a CDS encoding acyl carrier protein, whose translation MSVEKKVKEIVAEQLGKDVNDVTIQASFIDDLGADSLDIVELVMKMEEEFGIEIPDEDAEKIKTVNDVVEYIKAHAK comes from the coding sequence ATGTCGGTTGAGAAAAAAGTGAAGGAGATCGTGGCGGAGCAACTGGGGAAGGACGTGAACGACGTTACGATCCAAGCGTCGTTCATCGACGACCTGGGTGCGGATTCGCTCGATATCGTGGAGCTGGTGATGAAGATGGAAGAGGAGTTCGGGATCGAGATCCCGGACGAGGATGCCGAGAAGATCAAGACCGTGAACGACGTCGTGGAGTACATCAAGGCCCACGCGAAATAA
- a CDS encoding beta-ketoacyl-[acyl-carrier-protein] synthase II: MRRVVVTGLGAVTPLGIGVEPTWEALLAGRSGVSLITKFDAAEFPTRIAAEVKGFVPEDFVDRKEIKRMDPFIQIAMAAAHLAVTDSGLTIDERLGPRIGVYVGSGLGGLTTLEHYHKAYLEGGARKISPFFIPMLISNLAPGHIAMKYGAKGPNITTTTACAASSHAVGEALEAIRRGACDAVIAGGSEATITVMGLGGFCAMKALSTRNGDPAAASRPFDKDRDGFVMGEGAAMLILEELEFAKRRGAKIYAELLGYGASADAYHVTAPAPGGEGAVRCMQAALADGRVNPEEVEYINAHGTSTPYNDLYETMAIKTVFKGHSSRLMVSSTKSMTGHLLGAAGAIESVFSVLALRDGIVPPTINYTTPDPECDLDYVPNTSRNRPIRYVLSNSFGFGGTNSCLLFGRFPG, encoded by the coding sequence ATGCGGAGAGTGGTCGTAACTGGGTTGGGGGCGGTGACGCCGCTGGGGATCGGTGTGGAGCCGACGTGGGAGGCGCTCCTCGCCGGCCGGTCGGGCGTTTCGCTGATCACCAAGTTCGACGCGGCGGAATTCCCGACCAGGATTGCCGCCGAGGTCAAGGGGTTCGTCCCCGAGGACTTCGTCGACAGGAAAGAGATCAAGCGGATGGACCCGTTCATCCAGATCGCCATGGCGGCCGCCCATCTCGCCGTTACCGATTCCGGATTGACGATCGACGAGAGGCTCGGTCCCCGCATCGGGGTCTACGTGGGGAGCGGGCTGGGGGGGCTCACCACGCTCGAGCATTACCACAAGGCGTATCTCGAGGGGGGAGCCCGCAAGATCAGCCCCTTCTTCATCCCGATGCTGATCTCCAACCTGGCTCCCGGCCACATCGCGATGAAGTACGGGGCGAAGGGGCCGAACATCACGACCACCACGGCCTGCGCGGCCTCGAGCCACGCGGTCGGGGAGGCGCTCGAGGCGATCCGGCGGGGAGCCTGCGACGCGGTGATCGCGGGCGGGTCGGAGGCCACCATCACCGTGATGGGCCTCGGTGGATTCTGCGCCATGAAGGCGCTCTCCACCCGGAACGGAGACCCCGCCGCGGCGTCCCGGCCCTTCGACAAGGATCGCGACGGCTTCGTGATGGGGGAAGGCGCGGCCATGCTCATCCTGGAAGAGCTGGAATTTGCGAAGCGGCGCGGCGCGAAGATCTACGCGGAGCTGCTCGGCTACGGGGCATCGGCGGACGCCTACCACGTCACCGCCCCCGCTCCCGGCGGGGAAGGAGCGGTCCGCTGCATGCAGGCGGCGCTCGCGGACGGGCGGGTCAACCCCGAGGAGGTGGAGTACATCAACGCCCACGGGACCTCGACGCCCTACAACGACCTTTATGAAACGATGGCCATCAAGACCGTTTTCAAGGGTCACTCCTCCCGCCTGATGGTCAGCTCCACCAAGTCGATGACCGGCCACCTCCTGGGAGCGGCTGGCGCCATCGAGAGCGTCTTTTCCGTATTGGCGCTGCGCGACGGGATCGTCCCGCCGACGATCAACTACACGACGCCGGACCCGGAGTGCGACCTGGACTACGTGCCCAACACGTCGCGTAACCGGCCGATCCGTTATGTCCTTTCGAATTCGTTCGGGTTCGGCGGAACCAACTCGTGCCTGCTGTTCGGCAGGTTCCCTGGGTAG
- a CDS encoding ribose 5-phosphate isomerase B, producing the protein MTLTVAVASDHAGLEMRRRLRDALEEWGYAVLDLGPDATDAVDYPDYAEAVALRVSGGQAARGVLVCGTGVGMSISANKFPNVRAALLYDDFTARHARLHNDANVAVFGSRTMKVDAAVARLRIFLSEPFEKGRHARRVEKINGIEKRLGLQA; encoded by the coding sequence ATGACGCTGACCGTGGCGGTTGCGTCGGATCACGCCGGCCTGGAAATGAGACGGCGCCTCCGGGACGCTCTTGAGGAGTGGGGCTATGCCGTCCTGGACCTGGGCCCCGACGCCACCGACGCGGTGGACTACCCCGACTATGCGGAGGCGGTCGCCTTGCGCGTCTCCGGCGGCCAGGCGGCCCGGGGGGTCCTGGTCTGCGGGACCGGCGTCGGGATGTCGATCTCCGCCAACAAGTTCCCCAACGTCCGCGCGGCGCTGTTGTACGACGACTTCACGGCACGGCATGCCCGCCTGCACAACGACGCCAACGTGGCGGTCTTCGGCTCCCGGACGATGAAGGTCGACGCCGCGGTGGCCCGTCTCCGGATCTTTCTCTCCGAGCCTTTCGAGAAGGGGAGGCACGCCCGGAGGGTGGAGAAAATCAACGGCATCGAGAAACGCCTCGGCCTGCAGGCGTGA
- a CDS encoding serine hydroxymethyltransferase (catalyzes the reaction of glycine with 5,10-methylenetetrahydrofolate to form L-serine and tetrahydrofolate), which produces MSILKTVDPEIYEVIRRETERQAFGLELIPSENFVSEAVLEATGSVLTNKYAEGYPGKRYYGGCEFVDQAETLAIERAKKIFGAEHVNVQPHSGSQANMAVYLAAMTPGDTMLGMNLSHGGHLTHGSPVNFSGKLFNVVSYGVRPDTETIDFDQVRDLAIQHKPKMIVIGASAYPRIIDFAPFRKIADETGAMLMADIAHVAGLVAVGLHPNPVPYCEFVTTTTHKTLRGPRAGIILCREEMAKKLNSSIFPGTQGGPLMHVIAAKAVALKEAMTPEFKVYQAQIVRNARAMAGAIAGRGFRLVSGGTDTHLFLVNLKDTPLTGKDAQEALDRVGITVNKNTVPFETRSPFVTSGIRAGTPAVTTRGMKEREMERIGNMIADILTAPGDFTVEKRVMAAVRDICEAFPLYPERLAAYAGS; this is translated from the coding sequence ATGTCTATCCTGAAGACGGTGGATCCCGAGATCTACGAAGTCATCCGGCGGGAGACGGAGCGGCAGGCGTTCGGCTTGGAGCTGATCCCCTCCGAGAACTTCGTGAGCGAGGCCGTGCTGGAGGCGACCGGCTCCGTGCTGACGAACAAGTACGCGGAGGGGTACCCAGGGAAGCGGTACTACGGCGGATGCGAGTTCGTCGACCAGGCCGAGACGCTGGCCATCGAGCGGGCGAAGAAGATCTTCGGAGCCGAGCACGTAAACGTCCAGCCGCATTCCGGCTCCCAGGCCAACATGGCGGTCTACTTGGCCGCGATGACTCCCGGCGACACCATGCTGGGGATGAACCTCTCCCACGGCGGGCACCTGACGCACGGCAGCCCGGTCAACTTTTCCGGAAAGCTGTTCAACGTCGTTTCGTACGGCGTGCGGCCGGACACGGAGACGATCGACTTCGACCAGGTGCGCGACCTGGCGATTCAGCACAAGCCCAAGATGATCGTCATCGGCGCGTCCGCATATCCCAGGATCATCGACTTCGCCCCCTTCCGGAAGATCGCGGACGAGACGGGCGCAATGCTGATGGCGGACATTGCCCACGTGGCGGGGCTCGTGGCCGTCGGCCTGCACCCCAATCCCGTCCCCTACTGCGAGTTCGTGACCACCACAACGCACAAGACGCTGCGGGGGCCCCGGGCGGGGATCATCCTGTGTCGCGAGGAGATGGCCAAGAAGCTGAACTCGTCGATCTTTCCCGGCACCCAGGGCGGGCCGCTGATGCACGTCATCGCGGCGAAGGCGGTGGCGCTCAAGGAGGCGATGACTCCGGAGTTCAAGGTGTACCAGGCGCAGATCGTCCGCAACGCCCGGGCCATGGCGGGGGCGATCGCCGGGCGGGGTTTCCGGCTCGTTTCCGGCGGGACGGACACCCACCTGTTCCTCGTCAATCTCAAGGATACCCCCCTGACCGGGAAGGACGCGCAGGAGGCACTCGACCGGGTGGGGATCACCGTCAACAAGAACACCGTTCCGTTCGAGACGCGCAGTCCGTTCGTCACCAGCGGCATCCGGGCCGGGACACCGGCAGTTACCACGCGCGGGATGAAGGAGCGCGAGATGGAGCGGATCGGGAATATGATCGCCGATATCCTCACGGCGCCCGGCGACTTCACCGTGGAGAAACGGGTGATGGCGGCCGTCCGCGACATCTGCGAGGCGTTCCCCCTCTACCCCGAACGGCTGGCGGCTTATGCGGGAAGCTAA
- a CDS encoding cytidine deaminase, with the protein MDMAKLASRRSSCLRRAVGAVLVKDRRLLATGYNGVPSGVTHCEVTGCLREKLNVPSGERHELCRGLHAEQNAIIQAAFHGVSIRDAVLYCTNLPCIICAKMLINAGVRRIVYLEGYADPLTEEMIREVGMELVRLEERDP; encoded by the coding sequence ATGGACATGGCGAAGCTGGCGTCCCGGCGATCGTCCTGCCTGCGGCGCGCGGTGGGCGCGGTGCTGGTCAAGGACCGCCGTCTTTTGGCCACGGGGTACAACGGTGTCCCGTCCGGAGTCACCCATTGTGAGGTGACAGGATGCCTCCGGGAGAAGCTGAACGTCCCGTCGGGAGAGCGGCACGAGCTGTGCCGCGGGCTCCACGCGGAGCAGAACGCGATCATCCAGGCGGCGTTCCACGGCGTTTCGATCCGCGACGCCGTCCTCTACTGCACGAACCTTCCCTGCATCATCTGCGCAAAGATGCTGATCAACGCCGGCGTCCGGCGGATCGTCTACCTGGAAGGCTACGCCGACCCGCTCACCGAGGAGATGATCCGGGAGGTGGGCATGGAGCTGGTCCGCCTGGAGGAGCGCGATCCTTGA
- a CDS encoding transcriptional regulator NrdR, with amino-acid sequence MKCPRCGHVDNKVVDSRAGKEGDVIRRRRECLSCRKRFTTYERIEEELPLVIKRDGRRESFDRQKILSGILKACEKRPISYATIEKVVETLEGEFQASGEKEISSVEIGGRVMAELLKLDDVAYVRFASVYRQFKDLSQFVEEIKTLISEPTDRPTKP; translated from the coding sequence TTGAAGTGCCCCCGGTGTGGCCATGTCGACAACAAGGTGGTCGACTCCCGCGCGGGCAAGGAAGGAGACGTCATACGGAGGCGGCGGGAGTGCCTCTCCTGCCGCAAGCGGTTCACCACCTACGAACGGATCGAGGAGGAACTCCCCCTGGTTATCAAGCGCGACGGGCGCCGGGAGTCCTTCGACCGCCAGAAGATCCTCAGCGGCATCCTCAAGGCGTGCGAGAAGCGGCCGATCAGCTACGCCACCATCGAAAAAGTCGTGGAAACCCTGGAAGGGGAATTCCAGGCTTCCGGGGAGAAGGAGATCTCCTCGGTGGAGATCGGGGGGCGCGTCATGGCGGAGCTGTTGAAGCTGGATGACGTGGCGTACGTCCGGTTCGCCTCGGTGTACCGCCAGTTCAAGGATCTGAGCCAGTTCGTGGAGGAGATCAAGACGCTCATCTCCGAACCGACGGACCGCCCGACGAAGCCGTAA
- a CDS encoding riboflavin biosynthesis protein RibD: MTFPRPEFMRMALRLARKGVGRTSPNPAVGAVLVRGGKVVGCGVHRAAGLPHAEVEAIRDAGSLATGADLYVTLEPCCHVGRTGPCTEAILSAGIRRVAAAMKDPNPLVSGKGLSALRRAGVAVADGLLEEEARSLNRPYCRWVVSGKPYVTLKLAMSLDGQIASSTGMSRWISGEESRKRTHRMRAETDAVLVGGGTFRKDDPLLSSRIPGGRDPRRVILTSRLSDISGRRLFRQGQGKILFVCPRGVSDRDMKRVVSLGGRVLRLPSRGGRIPAEVFLRALGKEGVTSLLVEGGGRTAGWLVSAGAVDRFVFFLAPLLLGEGMRAVTGFRARSVAGGRKLAITDVRRAGDDLVVTAEPQVPQFTNTVSTESVDAPLRQGARLRRT; this comes from the coding sequence GTGACCTTCCCGCGGCCCGAGTTCATGCGGATGGCCCTCCGGCTCGCCCGAAAGGGCGTCGGGCGGACCTCGCCGAACCCCGCGGTGGGAGCGGTCCTCGTCCGGGGCGGGAAAGTCGTCGGCTGCGGTGTTCACCGGGCCGCTGGACTGCCCCACGCGGAAGTGGAGGCGATCCGGGACGCCGGATCCTTGGCTACGGGGGCCGACCTTTACGTGACCCTGGAGCCGTGCTGCCATGTCGGTCGCACGGGTCCGTGCACCGAGGCGATCCTGTCCGCGGGAATCCGGCGGGTCGCGGCCGCCATGAAGGACCCGAACCCGCTGGTCTCCGGCAAGGGGCTTTCGGCTCTCCGAAGGGCGGGTGTTGCGGTGGCCGACGGCCTTCTCGAGGAGGAGGCGCGGTCTCTCAACCGCCCCTATTGCCGGTGGGTGGTTTCCGGGAAGCCCTACGTCACCCTGAAACTCGCAATGTCGCTGGATGGACAGATTGCCTCCTCCACGGGAATGTCCCGATGGATCAGCGGGGAGGAGTCCCGCAAGAGGACCCACCGGATGCGTGCGGAAACCGACGCCGTGCTGGTCGGGGGGGGGACCTTCCGAAAGGACGATCCGCTGCTCTCTTCCCGCATCCCGGGAGGAAGAGATCCCCGGCGTGTTATCCTCACCTCGCGCCTGTCGGATATTTCCGGTCGTCGGCTTTTCCGACAGGGGCAGGGAAAGATCCTCTTTGTCTGCCCTCGGGGCGTTTCCGACCGCGACATGAAACGGGTTGTTTCCCTTGGGGGGAGGGTGCTCCGGCTCCCATCCCGGGGAGGGCGTATTCCCGCGGAGGTTTTCCTTCGGGCATTGGGGAAGGAAGGTGTGACGTCCCTCCTGGTGGAGGGAGGGGGGAGGACCGCCGGGTGGCTGGTCTCCGCCGGAGCCGTCGACCGGTTCGTATTCTTCCTCGCCCCGCTGCTGCTGGGGGAAGGGATGCGGGCGGTGACGGGATTCCGGGCACGATCTGTGGCCGGAGGCAGGAAACTGGCGATCACGGATGTCCGCCGCGCGGGGGACGATCTTGTGGTGACGGCGGAGCCCCAAGTGCCTCAGTTCACAAATACGGTCAGCACCGAGAGCGTCGATGCGCCGCTCCGGCAAGGCGCGCGACTGAGGCGTACTTAG